TTAACGTTTATCCATATCGTCGTATGTTATAAGCAAACTACCGTTTAAATTACACTTTGACTACTTTTAGAGAAAATAAAAATACTCGACATTTAACATTACAAATTTATGTCTGAAAGTATAGGCCGTATGACTGAAGACGGCACGGCAGAACCCTACTACAGTATATTCGTATTTAAGACAGGTTACACAACTACAGCAATGGCTGAAGAACCTCGCAGAAACAAGCGTTCTATTATATGTTCTCATAACGGTGACACTCCATCCAGTATGGGGAAACATATCAAAAAATAGAGGGGTGTGCACCTTTTAGCAGAAACCCCATACAATTTAGCGATAATAAAATTAATTCCTTCATTGATAAACTTGATAAATTGCATCAAAATCATAGTTGTTAGACATACATAAACAATGATTTTGATACAATGGAAAACCCTTGAATTCAGGGGTTTTCGTTGTTTTTTGGATATTTTAGAGTAGGGATTTTTAAGGTTTAGAGATTAAATTTATAGATTTTTATGTTGGACATGCACACCCCTATGGATTTTGAAGTTAGGGGTGTGCATTTTTAGGGTGGGGTGTGCACTTTTTAGCGGAAAGAATATGTAATATGTAGAATGAAAACATATGTGCAAGTTATAAAAAGAAAATTTTAGCCTACTCATCATGAACACGACATAAGGAAGATTTCTTCATACTGTAGCGTGTATGCTTTATTTTTGAATTATTTCCATCAATCTGGATGTTGCTTCTTCTGATTTTTTCTGCTTGTACTTGATCAAACTGTTCCTGGGTTATTATAGGAGTGCGGTTACTATTAATTAAGTATTTCTGATATTCGCCTTTATTGACCCTGCGCTCATTATAAGGGAAATCAAGTGCGAAAGTTTTACCAACAATTACGTTACCTATATATATTTCGTTAGAAAGCATTGTATCGATTGTACGCTTTGACCGGTGGGCTTTGCCAGTAGGAGATTTTATTTCTTGTTTCTTAAGTTCACGAATTATGGCCAGGATACTATAACCACTAAGATATAAATCAAAAATCATTTGTACTATTTTTGATCCTTGCTCATCTAATATAATATTTTCTTCTGATTCGTGACGATAGCCATAACAATTGATTTACAAACTGCCACTATTGAAACTGTTGTGGTGCATTCAGAACATGAGATAACTTTTACATTTAAAGATGGAATGAATATATAAGAATACAAAAACATACAGAGTTAATGTATTGATATGCTCCCCTTAAAGGTGTTTTTTAAAAATTATAAAATGATTTTGTTTTATGAAAAATATTAGTAAGTTAGCCCTAAACAAATGTTTTGTATTGGTTGCGAATAAAATAATTTTATGTTACAGTAAATTTACTGGAAAATGTTGAAAACCTTATTAATTTAAAATTTAGCAAAAAATCTGATTATTAATGGAATACCAACTTGTTTAAGTTTAAGTATAAAAAATTTAAATTTATATTTTTTATGAAACAATATAATATAACTCGGGTAGAAGGAGCGGTAGAATGTCTGAATATAGTAACAAAAGTGAGATTGATATGATATATGAACAGCTTAGTCCTCGGGCAAATGAACTATATCAATTTGTAATTCATTACAACGCATATATGAATCAACCTCGTGATTATGATGGTTCTGGTGAACTTATTAATATGGTAGAGATACATATATTAACTATAATCGAAGACCAACCTGGTATTACAGTAAGTCAACTTGCAATAAAATGGGGTACAACTAAAGGAGCTGTTTCACAAACTCTTAAAAAACTTGAAAAGAAAGAATTGATTTTTAGACAAAATGAAAATGATAATGCTAAGACAATTCACCTTTATCCTACAGAAAAGGGAGATCGCTTAAGTACTGCTCACAAGTCTTATGATAATGCGGACATCCTTCAAACTCAACATGAATTATTAAAAAGTTGCACATTAGAAGAAGTTGATACATTTTATAAGGTAGTACATGAATATATTAAATTGTTTTAAAAACAATTGAAGAATGCAAGTATTTTGTTTAGATGATAAATAAAATACTTGTATTTTTTTAATTTATAAATCGACATAAGAAATTGAAAGATTACGGTAATTTTTTTTAAACTATAATAACATATATTATAAAAAGGTATATCTGATAAACAAAATTGATTAGATAAACGATTATATTTATAAATATAGCAAATAAAAGGAGAAACAAAGCATGAAAACTTAAAAAGATACGTATATAGTATATCAACTAAACAAAATATATAAATTTTAAAAATATTATAAATTTTAAAAATATTATAAAATTATATTGACTTATTATTTAACTTTGATTATAATAAAGAAATAAATAGTTTAGCAGCTAAACATAAATTTGAAACAATAATTATTATTGTAGTAAATTAATGGCCATATAATTTATGATAATTATGAAAACGTTATGAAAAGCATTTAAACAAATATCAACCACAATTTATAATATTTACTAGTTAATTAAAGATTGAAGGAGGAGTATTTTACATGGGAAAAATTATTATATCAACATTAAAAGCCCCACAAGCCATCGGACCTTATTCACAAGCAACAGGTATTTCAGAACTAGTTTTTGTATCTGGTCAACTTCCAATTAATAATGAAAGTGGAAAAATTACTGATAACGATATTGAAGAACAAACCAAACAATCGTTAACTAATTTATCTGAAATTCTTCAAGCAGCAGGAAGCGATTTAAATAAAGTTTTAAGAACAACTGTCTATTTAAGTGATATGAAAAATTTTGAAAAGATGAATAAAGTTTATAAAACATTTTTTAAACCAGGAAACTATCCTGCTAGGACTGCAATTGAGGTATCTAAATTACCAAAAGATGCATTAGTTGAAGTTGAAGCAATAGCTCATTTATAAATAAATAGGAGGTTTTATTATGAATATTAAAGAATTTTGCGAAAAGTATGCAATAAATAGACTAGGTACAAATTGCCTAAAATGGGATGCGCTAGATAAGCGTTATGGAAATAAAGATTTAATTGCTATGTGGGTTGCAGATATGGAATTTAAAACTCCAGAAGTCGTAATTGAAGCAATGAAAAAAAGAATTGAACATGGAATATTTGGATATTCTTTTGTGCCTGAGTCATATTATAATGCCTTTATTAATTGGGAAAAGAATGAACATAACTATGAAATAAATAAAGAATGGATACGTTTTACAACCGGTGTTGTTGTTGCCTTATATTGGTTTGTTAATGCTTTCACAAAACCAAATGATTCAGTAATTATTATGACTCCAGTTTATTATCCTTTCTTTAATGCTGTTAAGGATAATGGAAGAAAACTAGTTACCTCAGGATTAATTAACACTAACGGAATATATACCATTGATTTTGAGAATTTCGAAAAGAATATTATTGAAAACGATGTTAAATTATATATCCAGTGTTCTCCTCATAATCCAGCTGGTAGGGTTTGGACAGAAAAAGAATTGGATACAGTTTTATCTATATGTAAAAAACACAATGTACTTGTTGTTTCAGATGAAATTCATCAAGATATTATAATTGGAAATAATAAACATTTGCCAGCAGCTATTGTAAGTGGCGGAAAATATGCAGATAATTTAATAACAGTTACAGCACCTTCAAAAACTTTCAATCTAGCTGGGTTATTAAATTCTCACGTAATCATATCCAATGAAGAAATAAGGGCACAATATGATGCTTATGCAAAAACTGTTAATCAAACAGAAGTAAATATTATGGGATTAACTGCAACTGAAGCTGCTTATACTCATGGAAAAGAATGGTTAGAATCTCTATTAGATGTGATAAGACACAATTATAACAATGTTAAAACTAGATTGAATGAAAAAGCACCGAAAATAGTTATCACTCCATTAGAAGGAACTTATCTTGCTTGGTTAGATTTACGAGCATATATGGATCCTAATGACACAAAAGTCTTTATACAAGATAAATGTAATCTTGCTATTGATTTTGGTGAATGGTTTAGCGAAGATTGTAAAGGTTTTGTTAGACTCAATATGGCTACGGATCCGAAATATGTTGAACAGGCTATAGATAACATTATAAAAAATATCAATTGTTTATAAAAAATATCAATTATTTATAAAAACAAAAGGAGGCGAACATAAATGCAATTTTTAAAAAATTATAAATTTTCTTTTATTCTTCTGGGAGGAATGTTACTAGGGTCCATTCTAGGATTAATACTTGGACCCAAAGCTGTAATCCTTACTCCTATAGCAGATATTTTTCTAAATTTATTATATTGTTGTGTGGTACCTATGATTTTCGTATCATTAGTATCTTCCATTGCCAATATGGAGAATCTACATAAGCTAGGTAAAATATTATCTATCATGATGATATTGTTTATTGTAACAGAAATTATAGCCAGCATTTACATGGCTGTCATCTGTGGTGTGTTTGATCCAGCTCGTGGAGCAAATATAGTTATGAACGAAACAGTGAAAGATATGACGAGTAATAGTAATTTCTTATCAATGTTTACTGTAAATGACTTCTCACTATTATGGTCAAGAAAAAATTTGATGGCTTTAATTATTTTTTCAATGATTTTCGGGGTATCTACCGTTGCTATAGGAGAAAAAGGAAAGCCTGTTGTGCAATTCTTTGACTCACTATCTAATGTTATTATGAAAATGGTTGGGTATGTTATGCTTTTAGCACCAATAGGACTAGGTGCATTCTTCGCTACTTTAATTGGGCAGTATGGTGAACAAATCGCCGGCCCACTATCAAGAGCATTAATAATATATTTTATAGCTGCAATAGTATATTTCTTCTTATCAAATACTATTTTCGCTTTCATTGGTGATGGTACTAGAGGAATTAAGAATTTTTGGAAAAATATTGTGCCACCAACTCTAACATCTTTAGGTACATGCTCTAGTGCTGCATCTATTCCAAGTAATCTTATCGCCTCAAAAAACATTGGCATTCCAGAAGATATTAAGAATATTACTATTCCTATGGGCTGTAATCTTCATAAAGATGGAGCGTGCTTAATTTCAATTTTAAAAATTGCATTTATGTGTTCTATTTTTAAGATTAACTTTCTAGATCCTAAAAACTTATTGACTGCTATTGTGGTATCTGTAGTAGCATCATCAGTAATGGGTGCAATACCAGCGGGTGGATATGTTGGAGAAATATTTATTGTAGCTGCTTTTGGATTCCCTGCTGTTTCAATTCCAATTATGGTCTTAATTGGAACGATAACAGACGCACCAGCAACAGCAATTAACGCTACTGGTGATACTGGGATTGCAATGATTATTTCTCGCATCATTGAGGGTAAGCATTGGGCTGATAAAAAAATTGAGAAGGTTGTCACTAATAAAAAAGTTCATATAGAAACAAAAATATCTATGTAAATTAGAAACAAGCTAATATAATTCCAGCAAAGGTAATATTTTGACTGGAATTATATTTTTTCTATTTAATTGAAACTTCGAATAATAAAACAACAAAAACTTAAAAGAAATTTAAACCAATAAATATTCCAAGGGAATAAAGAAAAACTTTAGTGTGGGTAAAACATAACTTGAAGTTTTTTGTTAACTGTATATATGCTTCTTTCAATGGACAGTGATATAGTTAGTAGAGGTTCGCCTCCACCATACATAAACAATGATTTTGATACAATGGAAAACCCTTGAATTCAGGGGTTCTCATTGTTTTTTGGATTAAAACGCAGTGTGAAAATTAAACTTGAAAGCATAAAAAATTGGATTAAATTGAAAAAATGCACACCCCCTATGGATTTTAGTGTAGGGGGTGTGCATTTTTAGGGTGGGGTGTGCACTTTTAAGCGGAATTATAAAGGCTTGTTTAATATGGTCCATGAAGGTACATGTTGAGATAGTATTAACTCTGAAGTGAAATTTAACTAGAAAATAAAGATTATACTATAATTACGCGGACTAGTGAGGAATTTTTAGCTTTATAAATTTTCTGATTTATACTGCAAAATTCTTTACAAATATACTGACTTCAAGTATAACATCAGTATGTTTGTGATGAGGTGAAGTAAATGGATTATTTAAATAAATTAGAAAATTTAATTGAGCAAAATAATGGTATATTATTTACATCAGATTTAGCGCGTCTAAATATTCCACGAACGTATTTATCTAAGCTTGTGAGTATAGGGAAATTAGAACGAGTAAGCAGAGGTGTATATATTTTGTCGGGTGAAATTGAAGATGAGATGTATTATATGCAGATTAAATATCCAAAGTTAATTTATTCACATGAAACAGCTCTGTTTATACATGGGTTATCTGACAGAACGCCATTTGAATATTCAGCAACTGTACCAAGTAGTTATAAGGTTGTAGAAAATATTTCTGAAAACAACAAGATTTATTATATAAAAAATGAACTACATTCTTTAGGTGTTACTGCTGCAAAAACTTCTTTTGGAAATGATATTAAATTGTATAATATTGAAAGGACAATTTGTGATATCGTACGAAGCAGAAACAAAATAGACATTCAAATTTTAAATGATGCTTTAAAGAGATATATTAAATTAAAATATGCTGATTTTAATTTGCTAGGCGAATATGCGAAAAAGTTCCATGTAGACAAAATAATAAAAAAATATATGGTACTTTTATGAGTAGCAAAGGCATGAGTTAAAGGCGAAAATTAAAAACCTTGCCAAAAGCAAAGATATGTCTGCACAAGTTGTTTTGCAAAACTATATGTTTGAGAGGTTTTTAGAACGCATATCAAAATCTGAATACAAGAATAAGTTTATATTAAAGGGTGGGATGTTAATAGCTGCCATTGTGGATATAGATAATCGTTCAACAATGGATATGGATGCAACGTTAAAAGGATATACATTAAATGAGGATTCATTATCAAAGGCTATAAATGATATTTGCTCAATTGATGTAGACGATGACGTAATCTTTTCTTATATTAAGGTTGAGCCTACCAGAGAAGATGATGATTATGGTGGGTATAGGGTAAGTATACAATCTGTTTACGATACCATTATAACTCCAATGCAAATTGATATTACAACAGGAGATGCTATAACTCCAAGAGAAATCCTATATAGATTTAAAATGATTTTTGATGATAATACTATTGATATTTGGGCATATAACATAGAAACAGTTTTAGCGGAAAAATACGAGACCATATTAAGGCGCGGAGAATTTAACACAAGATTAAGAGATTTTTATGATATATATATTTTGACAAAAACACAAGACTTCAATAAAAAGCTGTTCAATGAAGCAATTTTAAAAACATCGAAACATAGGGGAACAACACATATCTTCAAAAATATTGAAAAAAGAATATCAGTTGTTGAAAACAGTAAAGATTTAAAAAAGCTATGGGATAAATATAAGAAAAATTATAGCTATGCAAAAGATATTTCATTCGAGGATATAGCTTTTGTTTTGAAGGAATTGTTAGTAGTAATAAAGTAAAGTTAAAAGCATTTCATTTTGGAGTGTCTTTACTTAGTAAGTTCAGTCAAGTCAGTCTCTTTCAGCCAATGGATGTGTTCCCTCATACGTTTTGAGGGAATTTTTCATTTTTTATTTTACTATGAAAATAGGCTGCCAACTATTGTTGTTGACAGCCCGAAGTTATGTAGACTATCTATATAACTCCTTAATTATTATTTATTGTTGGTCAAAATAACCTCTGATTTCATTCAACTTTTCTTCAGCATAAGGTCTACCACCAGTTGCAATTTGATCAATTTGAAAATGTTTTAAAACTTCAAAACCGCAGGTTTGAAGAGTATCTTTTATAAAGCTGCCAGTAATAGGATTTTGCAATTGATTGTTATAGTAGTCGTTAGGTGTTTGCATAGTTGTAATAACGACTGCTTTTTTATTTTTTAATAATCCAATCATTGTTCCATTTGCTCCATATTTATATGCCCAGCCAAGCTGAAAAACTTTATCACAAAATCCTTTTAAAGCAGCAGGCATTGATGCCCACCATAGTGGAATTGGAAATACCACTACATCCGCTTTATCTATTTCTGCTTTATATTTTAACACCAATGGATCTTCTATCTGTCCTTTTCTCCACTGCAACAAGTCTTGCCCTGTCATAAGAGGGTTAAATCCATCTTTTACCAAATCGATGCATTCAACAGAATGCCCATTTTTTGAAACAGTTTCAGCAACAGTTTTTGCTACTCCTGCGTTAAAGCTTCCTTCATAAGGGTGGCTGCTAACAATTAAATAATTCATACTATCAATCTCCTTTTTTATTATATAGATTTGTTATATTGTATTAATGTCACAGAGATCTGTAACATGCGACATTCGTCATTAAAACTTTGCAATAATCGCCATTATGATTCCAAATATGCCAACAGGCACAACAGCAAGCCCGGCCTTAGTATAATCACCGCCGCAAATACCTATGATGGAGGGGAAAGTAGCTGTGGCAAGGAAAAACCCTATATTCTGAAAAGTAATTACTACCCCTGTACCTATACCCACAAATTTATGATTTTTTACAATAGAATTAATAGAAATAAAAATCATAGCAGGGCCAGCAAGACCAATAAGTCCTAAAAATATTGTAGCAGTAAGTATAATAGGTATTGATGGTATAAAGCACAGCGCAGTAGCTACAGTAGATACTATAACGGTTATCACAAAAATCGGTTTAGCACCTGTGGATTCAGAAAGCTTACCTAATATAGGACAACCTATAATAGAGGCAATCATTGGAATAGAAGCAATAAAGCCTGCTTGTGATACACCCATTAACCTGCTATGTGCAGCAAAGCTAGGAAAGAAAATGATAACACAAAACAACAAATAAGCGCTTGAAGCAAATGCAAGAGACGCACAGATTAAATCCTTATTTTTTATAACCTCTAAAAAGCTTACTTTTTCTTGATTTTGATAAGAAGTATCGACTCCTTCAGGGGCCTTGATTACAAAATGTACAGCAAGTGTAGTGATCAAGCTAACGACTGCAAATACAACCCAGATAGAGTGCCAACTTAATTTCATGGTATTAAACATAAAAGGTGTTGCATTAAAAGCAATAATTTGTCCAATAGGCATCCAAACGGCAAATATACCCATTGCGCTACCAATCTTGGCTGGAGCACAATACGAAATTATTGTCATAGGAGCACCTACACAAAGAAAAATAAATCCTATACCTTCAATTGCACGACTAACTATCATTACGGCTGCTGTTGTTGAAAGTGCACCAAGAAGAGCACCAGCCGTTGCCATTAATCCGGCCATAATAATAATTTTCTTTGGACCATATTTCTGCGATAAAGTACCCGCTGGAAGCGCAAATGCAATACCAATCAGTGTGTAGATTGACATAAGCCATGGAGCAGAAGACTCTCCCATATGCAGGCTTGCTGCCACATCTTTCATGATCATAGGAACCTTAAACTGATTCATAGCGATAGCAGCCGCTACGATCATAATAACTAGTCCAATGACTTTATAGTCTTGGTACTTAACGTTTTTATCATTTTCCATTATTCAATACTCCTTATAATTTTTAACTCGCTTCTTAAGTTAAGCGGTGTGCTATATTTTAGCGGGATTTTAAAATCATTTTAATTATACATCTTGAAACTTCATAAGTAAAATAGTATAATTTTATTATATGTATAGTCAATTACCTATGGAAAGAGGTGTATAATAAATGACCTTGAGGCATTTTAGGATTTTTATTGCAGTTTGTGAGAACAATAGTATAACTGCTACTGGCAAAAAACTTCACATTACACAGCCATCTGTAAGTATTGCCATTCGTGAACTTGAAGAAAACTATGGAGTTAAACTTTTTGACAGAGTGTCACGAAGGCTATATATTACAGAGACTGGTAAGCAATTATTAGAGTATGCAACGCATATTGTTTCGCTAACTGACGAAGTGGAAGTAGGAATAAAAGATTGGGACTCCTTCGGCACTCTACGTGTGGGATCAAGTATTGCAATCGGTTTTGGTATATTGCCTTCTTATGTCAAAGCTTTTGAGCAGCAGATCCCTTCCGTTAAAGTAAATGTCGCTGTAAATGATACTAAAACAATAGAAGAATATATTTTAAGAAATACTGTTGATATTGCCCTAATTGAAGGTAAAGTACAGAGTCCAAATATTGAACAAATTAAGTTTATGGATGATGAATTGGTTTTAGTTTGCGGTAAAAAACACCCATTTAGCCGTTACGATGAAATAGAGCTAAACATGCTAGATGGACAAGATTTTATACTACGAGAAAGAGGTAGTGATGACAGAGAATTTTTTGAGAGTTTCTTAGCAGCACACGAATTAGAAATCAATACACGATGGGAGAGTATAAGCATACTAATCATTTTTGAGGCAGTAAAAGCAGGGTTAGGATTAACCATTCTTCCTGAGGTAATAGTAAAAGCAGGTGTATCATTAGGTAATATCCATGTTTTAAAAATTAAAAACGTTTCGCTAAAACGTCAATTTTCTATTATTTATCAAAAAAATAAATTTCTTACCAAATCAGCAAAAAAATTTATCAGTCTTTGTATTAATAATAACGTAAACCCATAGTTTCCCAATCTAATAAAATGCAAACGGAACGCCACTTAGTCTTCTGATTAGGTGGCGTTTTAAGTTTTGCTTTAGACGAAAAATCATAAAGTGAATTGTTATAACTTTTGTTGAGTCGTATTTTATAGTTATATCCATATAAAATGAGGAAACAAATGCCCTTGGGGTGTTTATTTTTACATGTATGTAAAAATAAGTTAATATGCTATTTAATTTGTATATTCATAACCCTGCGCTCATTATAAGGAAAATCATTTCAATAAGTTTTTCCAATTATTACATTGTCGATGAATTTTTCATTGCTAAGCATGGTATCAATTGTACGTTTTGACCAATTCTCTTTACCAGTTAGTGATTTAAACCCTTGCTTTTCAAGTTCATGAATGATAGCTAGGATACTGTATCCACTAAGGTATAAATTGAAAATCTTTTGAACTATTTTTGATTCTTGTTCATCTATCATAATATTTTCTTCTGAATCATGGCTATAGCCATAGCACTTACGATTATATAGTTTTGAACTTCCGTTTTCTAAACTATGTTTGATTCCTCATTTGATATTTTGGCTTTAGTAGTGTAAGAATAATTATAGTCATGTTTTGATTTGAATTTAGGAAAATCAGTATGTGCTTTAAAGAATTTATGATAAGCATTATCTAAATTATAAATAGAATTAGTTAAAGCAAATTTATATACGTCTTTATCATCTTTATTTCTTAAGTTAAAATCTAAAATATTTGATAACTTGTTTATATCGCCATTAAACACAAAACTTAATAATTTGTTTTCATCAAAAATTAGATAACAAGGTGGTTCATTTTCAGGAATTAAGATATATACTTCACTTACAAGTGCATTGAATGACTTACAGTTCACCTTAACAATTGGGTCTAAAGGAATCTTTACCACATATCCATCGTCAGTAGCGGGGTCGTTTTTATATAATCCTTCTAAATTGGTAATCCAACTTGTAATCATATCTTGAATTTGTGGATTTGATTGGACTACTTTCACAACTTTATCTTGTTTCGGGTCAAAAATTTCAACATATTTAAAACCCTCAGCATTTACACATAGTCATAATAATTAAATTTTCTGAATAGTAGTATCTTATGGAAAAAAATATTGCAGGAGGATAATCTAATGGAACGAGAAAAGAAATGTCCAGAATGTGGTTGTGAAAAAATTGCACAGGCTAAACTTGATATTAATGCAAAATTATATCCTATTGACGCATTTTTCAAAATTATGAATGGGTCAGAAGTGAATGCAGAGGTATGTACAAAATGTGGTTATATTTTAAATATGAGGGTATTAACACCAGAGAAATTCAAGTGATAATTCACATTTTTCATATATCCTGTCTCAATAAATTATGAAAACCCTTGAATTCAGAGGTTTTTGTTGTTTTTTTGTTATATAGGAAACAGCTTGCGGAAGTGGCTGTGGATAACAGTTTACAGAAAAAACATATGGAAAAATTCAGAAAAATATGAGATGATAAAACTATGGAAAAAAATAAGATTACTATAAAACAAATATTTAAAGACCAATCAAGAATTTTGGAAAAAGAATAAAGAAAAGTACCAAGTACCCTGAAAAAATGAGAGAACATATGCACATAGAAGTTATGAAAATGATAGGATGCGGGGATATTTCTTTAGGTTTTGTGGCATATATATGCTTAAAATGTTTAGAAGTATTTAAAGTAGGATTTACATGCAAAAGTAGATTTTGCAGTAAATGCGGTAAAAAATATATAAATGAGTGGGTAGAGAAACAAGTGAGTAAAATTTTAGATGTACCACATAGACATTGTGTATTTTATAAGAGTTTTTAACTCTTATTTTAAAGGGAGTAATTACGTATACACAGGAATTTAGGGAGTTTTTTGTTAGAGAATATGAAAATGGTAACACACCTGCTCAGATATTGAGAAAAGCTGGTTTCGAGCCAAAGATGTTTGGAAAACCACGTCTTCATAGCATTTGTACAAATATGCGAAAAATGGCCAGTCGCAAAGAAGGGCTTACAGATACAAGAAAAGGATAGTCTGGAAGAATATCGACTAAGGGTTTTACTCCTGAGGAAGAAATACAACGTCTCAAGCAGAAAGTAAAATATCTTGAACAGGAAAATACCTTTTTAAAAAAATCAGATTCTTAGACAAGAAAGTTCAACATGCGCACGACCGGAAGAAAAATTCAAAATCATCCAGGCTATGATTTCTCATGATAATAATGAATTGAATATATGTTGGTTATGTGAAAATGCAGGTGTATCACGAAGCGGATACTATAATTGGCTAAAGACAGAAAGTAAACGAATGAATAAAGAAGCCAAGGATCGTGCTGACTTTGAATTAATTCTTATCGCATACCAATACCGTGGGTATGACAAGGGAAGGCGTGGCATCTACATGCATCTTCTACATATGGGAATCATAATGAACCAGAAAAAGATACGTAGGTTGATGAAAAAGTACAATCTATTCTGTCCTATTCGAAAGGCAAATCCATACCGAAGAATGGCTAAAGCTATTCATACTGATTCTGTATCAGATAACCTGGTAAATAGAGAATTCCGTGAGCAAGGTGCAGGCATGATTATTCTAACTGACATAACATATCTTTTTTACAATAAAGGTGATAAAGCATATTTATCCGTAATGAAAGATGCTTGTACCAATCAAATTTTAGCATATGTACCAAGCTTAGCTGATATCACCATACTCATTAATAAATTCTACACCCATTTCTACTGAAAACAGCATTAAATCAATAATATGCTTGTCATCCTTTGAAATCGGCTTAAAGTCTACAATTACTTTTTCAACAATAGCTACTCTTAGCTTTCCAAAGCCTTTTTCAGGCAGGAATTCATTTTTTATTTTCTCCTTGCATGGGCTCAGTAAATCAGCAACGCCAGTAT
This DNA window, taken from Clostridium estertheticum, encodes the following:
- a CDS encoding MarR family transcriptional regulator; this encodes MSEYSNKSEIDMIYEQLSPRANELYQFVIHYNAYMNQPRDYDGSGELINMVEIHILTIIEDQPGITVSQLAIKWGTTKGAVSQTLKKLEKKELIFRQNENDNAKTIHLYPTEKGDRLSTAHKSYDNADILQTQHELLKSCTLEEVDTFYKVVHEYIKLF
- a CDS encoding MalY/PatB family protein gives rise to the protein MNIKEFCEKYAINRLGTNCLKWDALDKRYGNKDLIAMWVADMEFKTPEVVIEAMKKRIEHGIFGYSFVPESYYNAFINWEKNEHNYEINKEWIRFTTGVVVALYWFVNAFTKPNDSVIIMTPVYYPFFNAVKDNGRKLVTSGLINTNGIYTIDFENFEKNIIENDVKLYIQCSPHNPAGRVWTEKELDTVLSICKKHNVLVVSDEIHQDIIIGNNKHLPAAIVSGGKYADNLITVTAPSKTFNLAGLLNSHVIISNEEIRAQYDAYAKTVNQTEVNIMGLTATEAAYTHGKEWLESLLDVIRHNYNNVKTRLNEKAPKIVITPLEGTYLAWLDLRAYMDPNDTKVFIQDKCNLAIDFGEWFSEDCKGFVRLNMATDPKYVEQAIDNIIKNINCL
- a CDS encoding NAD(P)H-dependent oxidoreductase translates to MNYLIVSSHPYEGSFNAGVAKTVAETVSKNGHSVECIDLVKDGFNPLMTGQDLLQWRKGQIEDPLVLKYKAEIDKADVVVFPIPLWWASMPAALKGFCDKVFQLGWAYKYGANGTMIGLLKNKKAVVITTMQTPNDYYNNQLQNPITGSFIKDTLQTCGFEVLKHFQIDQIATGGRPYAEEKLNEIRGYFDQQ
- a CDS encoding nucleotidyl transferase AbiEii/AbiGii toxin family protein; the protein is MSAQVVLQNYMFERFLERISKSEYKNKFILKGGMLIAAIVDIDNRSTMDMDATLKGYTLNEDSLSKAINDICSIDVDDDVIFSYIKVEPTREDDDYGGYRVSIQSVYDTIITPMQIDITTGDAITPREILYRFKMIFDDNTIDIWAYNIETVLAEKYETILRRGEFNTRLRDFYDIYILTKTQDFNKKLFNEAILKTSKHRGTTHIFKNIEKRISVVENSKDLKKLWDKYKKNYSYAKDISFEDIAFVLKELLVVIK
- a CDS encoding dicarboxylate/amino acid:cation symporter codes for the protein MQFLKNYKFSFILLGGMLLGSILGLILGPKAVILTPIADIFLNLLYCCVVPMIFVSLVSSIANMENLHKLGKILSIMMILFIVTEIIASIYMAVICGVFDPARGANIVMNETVKDMTSNSNFLSMFTVNDFSLLWSRKNLMALIIFSMIFGVSTVAIGEKGKPVVQFFDSLSNVIMKMVGYVMLLAPIGLGAFFATLIGQYGEQIAGPLSRALIIYFIAAIVYFFLSNTIFAFIGDGTRGIKNFWKNIVPPTLTSLGTCSSAASIPSNLIASKNIGIPEDIKNITIPMGCNLHKDGACLISILKIAFMCSIFKINFLDPKNLLTAIVVSVVASSVMGAIPAGGYVGEIFIVAAFGFPAVSIPIMVLIGTITDAPATAINATGDTGIAMIISRIIEGKHWADKKIEKVVTNKKVHIETKISM
- a CDS encoding type IV toxin-antitoxin system AbiEi family antitoxin domain-containing protein, producing MDYLNKLENLIEQNNGILFTSDLARLNIPRTYLSKLVSIGKLERVSRGVYILSGEIEDEMYYMQIKYPKLIYSHETALFIHGLSDRTPFEYSATVPSSYKVVENISENNKIYYIKNELHSLGVTAAKTSFGNDIKLYNIERTICDIVRSRNKIDIQILNDALKRYIKLKYADFNLLGEYAKKFHVDKIIKKYMVLL
- a CDS encoding recombinase family protein produces the protein MNCYGYRHESEENIILDEQGSKIVQMIFDLYLSGYSILAIIRELKKQEIKSPTGKAHRSKRTIDTMLSNEIYIGNVIVGKTFALDFPYNERRVNKGEYQKYLINSNRTPIITQEQFDQVQAEKIRRSNIQIDGNNSKIKHTRYSMKKSSLCRVHDE
- a CDS encoding RidA family protein; the encoded protein is MGKIIISTLKAPQAIGPYSQATGISELVFVSGQLPINNESGKITDNDIEEQTKQSLTNLSEILQAAGSDLNKVLRTTVYLSDMKNFEKMNKVYKTFFKPGNYPARTAIEVSKLPKDALVEVEAIAHL